Proteins co-encoded in one Cynocephalus volans isolate mCynVol1 chromosome 11, mCynVol1.pri, whole genome shotgun sequence genomic window:
- the C11H1orf116 gene encoding specifically androgen-regulated gene protein: protein MLERELWPAGPGSEPVTRIGSCDSMMSATSTRSGSSDSSYDFLSAEEKECLLFLEETIGSLDTEADSGLSTDESEPATTPRGSLVLPLTEPALQGSPEETTVQQGPEPRRVTQSRSSHPPEPQGLGLRSGSYSLPRNIHIGRNQNLRKSTTQTNSHIPGDSVGLGPEPVREQVSQSSEPSQAPASHQEAALDLDVELIPPPEAFQDTQPAQCGEDSLPVGPGQQTHPPQLHTPFSAQKREETSSEAMSQKANEKGSREGPRQSQSPPAVSCQNARPEDTPLPSRGDPDARLAPLTAPKLRKLPPNIVLKSSRSSFHGDPQNWLSRHAEAAPGDSGLVSSLQEQRKARREALEKLGLPQDQEEPSVLLNKPTSSIRLKETRAQAPSLALAQPAVPVQVSVAVPATGKAPAPAPARGPSSVKAPAPAPAVVQGASPVKAPAPAPAPAPAPTQGPLPMKSPALAVAQESPPGKVLIPAQESSPGKFVPAKSMPIPIPKTPRVNSPLTPPKPDSGLALQESNVPGLRQMNFKSNTLERSGVGLSSYLSAEKDPSPQISTSLGKGSLLDKISPSVLRNSRPRPASLGTGKDFAGIQVGKLADLEQRQSSKRLSFQGQSRDKLPRPPCVSVKISPKGVPDEHRREALKKLGLLKE, encoded by the exons ATGCTCGAGAGGGAGCTGTGGCCAGCGGGGCCTGGCTCGGAACCCGTGACCCGCATCGGCAGCTGTGACAGCATGATGAGCGCCACCTCCACCCGCTCTGGATCT AGTGACAGCAGCTACGACTTCCTGTCTGCTGAAGAGAAGGAGTGTCTGCTCTTCCTGGAGGAGACCATTGGCTCATTGGACACTGAGGCTGACAGTGGACTGTCCACTGATGAGTCTGAACCAGCCACAACCCCTCGAGGTTCCCTAGTGCTGCCCCTAACCGAGCCTGCTCTCCAGG GAAGTCCAGAGGAGACAACTGTTCAGCAAGGGCCAGAACCAAGGAGAGTGACTCAGTCTCGCTCATCCCATCCTCCTGAGCCCCAAGGCCTGGGCCTCAGGTCTGGCTCCTACAGCCTCCCCCGAAATATCCACATTGGAAGAAACCAGAACCTCAGGAAAAGCACCACCCAGACTAACAGCCACATCCCTGGAGACTCTGTGGGGCTTGGACCAGAGCCTGTGAGAGAGCAGGTCAGCCAGAGCAGTGAGCCCAGCcaggcaccagccagccaccaggagGCTGCCCTTGATTTGGACGTGGAGCTCATCCCCCCACCAGAGGCTTTCCAGGACACTCAGCCAGCGCAGTGTGGGGAAGACAGCCTGCCTGTGGGGCCAGGACAGCAGAcccacccaccccagctccaCACGCCTTTTAGTGCCCAGAAGAGAGAGGAAACTTCTTCAGAGGCCATGTCCCAAAAAGCCAATGAGAAAGGCTCAAGAGAGGGCCCAAGACAATCACAGTCTCCTCCTGCTGTGTCCTGTCAGAATGCTAGACCTGAAGACACTCCCCTCCCATCAAGGGGAGATCCAGATGCCCGACTGGCACCCCTCACAGCCCCCAAGCTCCGGAAGCTGCCACCTAATATTGTTCTGAAGAGCAGCCGAAGCAGTTTCCATGGCGATCCCCAGAACTGGCTGTCTCGCCATGCTGAGGCTGCCCCTGGAGATTCCGGCCTGGTCTCTTCACTGCAGGAGCAAAGGAAAGCACGCAGAGAAGCACTGGAGAAGCTGGGACTACCCCAGGACCAAGAGGAGCCCAGCGTCCTCTTAAATAAGCCCACCAGCTCCATCAGGCTCAAGGAAACTCGAGCTCAGGCCCCTTCCCTGGCTCTGGCTCAGCCTGCAGTTCCAGTTCAGGTCTCAGTGGCTGTTCCTGCTACAGGGaaagctccagctccagctccagctcggGGGCCTTCATCAGTGAaggctccagctccagctccggCTGTAGTTCAGGGAGCTTCACCAGTGAaggctccagctccagctccagctcctgctcctgctccaacTCAGGGACCTTTGCCAATGAAATCTCCAGCTCTGGCTGTAGCTCAGGAGTCTCCTCCAGGCAAGGTTTTGATTCCTGCCCAGGAATCCTCTCCAGGGAAGTTCGTCCCTGCCAAATCCATGCCAATTCCTATCCCTAAGACCCCAAGGGTAAATAGTCCATTGACTCCGCCTAAGCCAGATTCTGGGCTGGCTCTCCAGGAGAGCAATGTCCCTGGCCTGAGACAAATGAACTTCAAGTCCAACACTCTGGAGCGTTCAGGCGTGGGGCTGAGCAGCTACCTCTCAGCTGAGAAAGACCCCAGCCCCCAAATCAGCACTTCTCTGGGAAAAGGCTCCCTCTTGGACAAAATTTCACCCAGCGTCTTGCGTAACTCCCGGCCCCGACCTGCCTCTTTGGGCACAGGGAAGGACTTTGCAGGTATCCAGGTGGGCAAGTTGGCTGACCTGGAGCAGAGGCAGAGTTCTAAGCGCCTGTCCTTCCAAGGACAGAGCCGTGACAAACTTCCTCGACCCCCCTGTGTCAGTGTCAAGATCTCCCCAAAGGGagtccctgatgaacacagaagGGAGGctctgaagaagctgggactgtTAAAGGAGTAG